A segment of the Mangrovimonas sp. YM274 genome:
ATGACACCTTCTTAAACAAAACCAATCATTACGATTTATTTTTTGATGAAGAGTGGAAACTCTTGAGCAACACCATTTCCTATGGGCACGATATAGAAACTGCTTGGTTGGTAATTGAAGCCGCAAAAGCACTTGGAGATGACGTACTGATTAAAGAATGTGAAGCCATTGCTATTCAAGTAGCCGATGCTTTTCTTTCCGAAGGCATTGACAAAGAAGGCGCAGTTATCAATGAGAAGAACCTAAGTACCAATCATATTGACCATGACCGTCACTGGTGGCCACAGGTCGAAGCTCTAGTTGGTCTCAATTATGCCTATCATATAAGCAAAGATCAAAAGTATCTTTCAGCTTCCCTGCCTATTTGGGAATTCACCAAAACCCATTTGATAGACCACAAAAATGGAGAGTGGCATTTTAGGGTTGATGACAATGGAACACCTTATGAAAACGAGGACAAAGTCAGCATGTGGAAGGCACCATACCACACATCGCGTGCCTGCATCATATTGAGTCCAAAACCATAACACCATGAAAACACTTGCCAAATTAGCAATGCTAACCACTATCTTTTGGACGCTGTTCAATTGTTCAAACGATAGCGACTCCGATGGAGATGGAGACACCCTTCCAAAGGTGAGTATTGCCGCTACAAACAGCACCGCAGAGGAACCAGGCACCAACAGTTCTTTCAAACTAACACTTACGGGAGCCTCCAGTTCCGCCACCACGGTTACATTAAGCATCAACGGAAGCGCCACCAACGGAGAAGATTATCAAACCATTTCCAACACGGCAACCATTCCTGCAAACACTACAAGTTTCACCATTCCTTTAACCATAATCGACGATCTCGAAACCGAAGGCGATGAAACCGTAGAGATTGAAATTATAGAGGTGAGCAGCAATGCAATTATCGGCAATCCAAATTCGGCTACGATCACCATTTCGGAAATTCCAGAAGACTTTATTTTACAGGCACAGGATACCCCAAATTACATGGTCAATCCAAACGCCACGGCCGAAACTGTAGCCTTGTTCTACAACCTAAAGACATTATCCAGAACCAAATTCATTATTGGACAACAAGACGCTTTTAGCAGTTTTTACAATAACAATTCTGGAGATTCGGATATCAAGAAAACTACAGGAAGTGACCCTGGATTAATTGGATTGGATTTTATGTTTATTACAGACGACCAAAACGATGGCTCCTCTGGAAATTGGTTTTACCAACAAGAACAGCAAATAACTTCACACGCCATTGAAGCCTACAACAAAGGCATGGTTGTTGGTTTTACATGGCACCTAAGAGAGCCTTACGAAGGTGAGCATTTCTACACTAGTGAAATGACCGAATTTCAAAAAAACAACGCCTTTAAAAGCATCCTTCCCGGAGGCGCAAATCATGACTATTATAAGGAAAAACTTAACAAAGTAGCCGAAGTGGCCAATAATATGATTGGTTCAGACGGAAAGAAAGTCCCATTTATCTTTAGGCCTTTCCACGAATTTGACGGCAATTGGTTTTGGTGGGGAGAAGCCTATTGCACGGCCCAAGAGTTTAAAACGGCATGGCAGTTTACCGTCACTTACCTTAAGGACACTTTAAACGTGGACAACATTTTATTTGCCTTTGCCCCAGATAATCAATTTAATTCTTCCGTAGAATATTTGTCTAGATATCCTGGCGATGCTTATGTTGACATCTTAGGAATGGACAACTATGGCGATTTCAACAATCAAGGGCAAGGTGGTGTGACCGCTGCCAACAACAAGCTTAAAATCGTTTCGGATTTGGCTAAGGAGAAGGTAAAAATTGCCGCCCTCACGGAAACTGGCTATTTTGTAACCCCTGGAGAAAACAATCCAATTTCCAACTTCTATTCTACAAATCTATACAACGCCATTTCCGAAAACAACAACCATGTTGCGTATATGATGTTTTGGAGCAACAGCGAAAATACGTATTGCACCCCTGTACCTGGACAATCGGACGTGGCAGATTTTATAGAATTTACAGACAAGTCTAAATCTACGCTGGAAAGCGAACTTCCAGACATGTATTCATTACCATAACCATTAAACAATGCGAATTTACCCAACTCTATTACTATCATTGCTCATGGCTTTTTCTTGTAAAGAGAATGCCAAAGAGCAAACTGTTGCAGAAGACAACAAGTCCACTAGCGAAATTGCCCTTAACGACGTGCCTTTAATTCAGGTTAAGGATTCAAAATTTTACAAAGGCGACCAACCCTACTATTTCGTAGGCGCCAATTATTGGTACGGACCGCTTATTGGTGCCAAAAATGGTGGCGACAGAGAGCGCTTGATCAAGGAGCTCGACCTCATGAAATCTATAGGAATTGATAACCTTAGAATTTTAGCTGGCGCCGAAGGTGATGGTGGCGACTCTAGAGTGCATCCTGCCCTGCAGCCTGAACAAGGTGTTTACAACGAGGATTTGCTGGACGGCCTTGATTTCCTTATGGCCGAAATGCGCAAACGCAACATGTACGCCATTTTATATTTGAACAACAACTGGATTTGGTCCGGAGGAATGTCCGAATACTTGAAATGGAACGGTTACGGCGAAGTTCCTAACCCATTCTTGGAACAATATACTTGGGACCAATATATGAACTATACCAAGCAGTTCCACAGTTGCGAACCATGTAAAGAAGCTTTTTACAAGCATGTGAAATTCATCATGAGAAGAACCAACGCCTACACCGGTTTGAAATACACCGAAGACAATACCATTATGTCCTGGCAGGTTGCCAACGAACCTCGTGTATTAATGACTCCAGATCATGAGGAAGCTTTTTCTGGCTGGCTCAAACAAACTGTTGATCTTATGGAATCTTTGGATTCTGTACACCTCATCTCAACCGGGGCTGAAGGAAAAGCAAGTTACCTGCAAGATCTTGCAATGTATGAGAGATTACACGACAATCCAAACATCGATTACTTGACCATGCATATGTGGCCAAAAAACTGGGGATGGTATGATATTAACAATGAACAAGTAACCACACAAGAATCCATTGAAAAAGCCAATGCCTATATGAATGAACATATTGCTATTGCCCAAAAACAACAAAAACCAATCGTGATGTCGGAGTTTGGATTTCCAAGAGAAAAAGAAAGTCTTTCTCTAGACGCTTCCATCGAAAATAGAAATACCTTCTATAATGCCATTTTCAATAGAATTGCGGACAGCAAAGCGAAACAAGGTGTATTGGCCGGCTTGAACTTTTGGGGCTTTGCAGGCTACGCCAAAACCAATCCTTCAAACGGAAAATGGCAACATGGCGACGACTTTAGTGCCGATCCTCCACAAGAACCACAAGGTTTGAATTCGGTGTTTGCCTCAGACACTTCAACTTTAGAATTGATCAAAAAAGCAAATGACAGTCTACTTAAATAGATAAAAAAATCCCCGAATAATGTTCGGGGATTTTTTTTATTCTGTAGTAAAACAAGAAGCCGGCAACTGGGCACCGTTAAACAAATTGGATTGATAGGAATTGTTCCAACCAAACCTTACATATTTTGGCGTTTTAACTTCCTTCGATTTTAATTCCACTTTTCCATTCACCAACTTTACGTTTGCCTTGTAAAACACTTTATCGTCTCCAGCAATTTCAAACAAAGATTCCGAGGATGACAGATAGAGACCATCATTATTTTTAAAAATCAAAACAGCCCTTTTTCCATCAAAATCTACTTTTTCAAACAAAGGTCCTTCTGCAACCACATCAATTGCATTATAATGCTTGTTTAAAGCTAAATTGGCCAACCTCACCCCAACAGACTTTTTATCCTTAGGGTGAATATCATCTACCGTAGACACATCATCAATGACCACCATTCCGATATTGGAAACACGGTGCAAAACCTTGCGTTGAGCGTTTCTAATTTTCACTGCCGAATAGATATCCTCCCCATAATTATAAGGCGCTATTTGCACATAGTAAAATGGAAATTCGGCACTCCACAATTTTCTCCAAGATTGAATCATCGCTTCTAGAGACGTATCATAGATATCGGCCCCAACATTGGCTTCTCCTTGATACCAAAGAGCACCCGCCAATTGATAGCCTACCAAAGGCTGTATCATAGCATTAAAGATCCGTGCAGGCTCCACTGGTCCATAAGGCACAGGTGTTAATTTTTGAGCCGCTTCTCTTAAAACAGGATTTTCAAGTATAGTTTCTTCTGGAGTCCATGCTTCAATAGGCGTTCCTCCCCAAGCGGACACTACCAAACCAACAGGAGTATCTAGTATTTTACTTTGGAGCTGTTGCGCAAAGAAATAGGCCACGGCACTGTTGTTTTTCATAGTCTCAGGCGTGCACACCTCCCATCTTCCTGGAAGATTATTTTGAGGGTAGATAGACGTTGTTTTGGTCACCCTAAAAAAACGTATGTTAGGCACATTGGCCTTAGCTACCTCATCATTGTTTTTAATACCCCAGGCGGGAGACATTTCCATATTGGACTGCCCGGAGCACAGCCAAACCTCACCAATCAAAACATCTTTAATTTCAATGGTATTATATCCTGAAATAACAATAAAATAACCTTCTCCAGCCTTAGGTGTTTGAATCTCCATTTCCCATTGGGCCTGAACATTGGCTTTTACCTTATAGATTTCAGAAGTCCACGATGGCTGGATCACCACTTCTTCATCTGGCGCCGCCCAACCCCAAAATTTCACATTGGCATTTTGTTGCAAGACCATATGCTCTGAAAATATGGCCGGCAAACTGATATTTGCCCAAATTCCCTGAACAATCAAAAAACTCGCAATAAAAAATAAGTTACGCATTTGTATCATTTAAAATGGTTTCAATCGCTTCCAATTCCGAAGTTAAAAAGGTTTTATTTTCCAAAGCTCCGAGATTGTCCAATAACTGTTTTTCACTGCTAACCCCTACCAAAACAGAAGTCACCCGCTCATCCTTCAACAACCAAGCAACCGCCATTTGCGCCAAGCTTTGCCCTCTATCTTCAGCAATTGCGCTCAGTTTTTGGGCCTTGGACACTTTTTCAGCTGTAACCTGATCCAACTGAAGGAACCCGGTACTTTTAGCCGCTCTGGAATCCTCAGGAATCCCTTTCAAATATTTAGAAGTCAAGATACCCTGTTCCAAAGGAGAAAAAGGAATACAACCTACTCCTTCATCTTTCAAAACCTCCAACAAACCACCCTCAACCCAACGGTCCATCATGTTATATCTTGGCTGATGAATCAAACAAGGCGTTCCCAAATCCTTCAATATTTCAACCACTTTTTTGGTATCCTCAGCACTGTAAGAAGAGATTCCCACATACAAGGCCTTTCCTTGCCGTACGATTAAATCCAAAGCCTTCATAGTCTCCTCTAAAGGCGTGTTTGGATCTGGCCTGTGACTATAAAAAATGTCCACGTACTCCAAGCCCATTCGCTTTAAGCTTTGATCTAAACTAGCCACCAAATACTTTTTGGATCCCCATTCTCCATAAGGCCCCGGCCACATTAAATAGCCTGCCTTGGTAGAAATAACCATTTCATCTCTGTAGGAAGCGAAGCTTTTCTTCATGATTTTCCCAAAGTTCTCCTCGGCAGATCCTGGAGGTGGACCATAGTTGTTGGCCAAATCAAAATGGGTAATCCCTTTATCGAAAGCTGTGTGCAAAATTTGCTTTCCCTTGTCAAATTGGTCCACATGCCCAAAATTATGCCACAAGCCCAGTGACAATTCAGGCAACAACAAACCACTGTTTCCACATCTACGATACTCCATGGTATCATATCGTTTTTCGGAAGCCGTATACATAATCTTTTAGTTTTTATTCAGAATTTCTTGATAGAACGGCACTAACTGTTGTGCCATGATTTCATTTTCTTCAACACTTGGGTGGTAGTTACAGCCATTAACATACAAGGTGTCGAACTGAAAAACAGCAATCTCCTTTTGCATATTTTCCTTGAAATAAGATTGCACTTTTTCAAGACAATTGACCAAAACCTCATTGTTTTCTCCCTGAATCATCGGGCTATTGAGCAATGCAATTTTTGTATTGGGATAATGACCGTAAATCATTTTCACGAAGTTAATGTAATTGTCCGTAAACTTTTCTGCATTAAATGGCAAACGCTCTTTCACGCCATCTCCACTGGACATATCGTTCGTGCCCAAACAAATGCTTACCAAGTCTGGTTGAAACGAAAAATCATAGGGTTTTGAAGCATCTCTATTGAGATATAAATTTTCATAGACCTGCGGCATAATAGGCTCGTCTATATTTTCATCATTCCAATTACGGTACATTCCCATACCAGACACCGAACTTAGCACAAAATCAGCATTCAAAGCTCTTGCCACTCTTGGCCCATAAGCCAAATAGGCATTATGTTGATCGATATATTCTCCTTCATGACAAGGAATGCCACTATTATCGGCTAACGCGCCACAGGTAATAGAATCTCCAATAAACTCAATGGATAAGGATGCTTTATTTTCAATAGGAAGCAATGCTTCGGCTTCGATTCCTTTAAATATCACTTCACCACTGGCCGCTTCGGTGGCTTTAAAAATTTCTATGTAATGGCTTTCTTTTCCATCTAATTTAAGCACCATTTTGTTAACACTATCGCCTTTAATAGTATACCTTTCTTGATATTCCCCATCAATAGTAATCACCACATAATTTCGCGGCCTAAATTGAGACTTCAAATACACCGTCACCGAATCTCCCTTTACTCCAAAAGCCACTGAAGACGCCGATCCTACCAAGGCTCTGTCCCCATTATCATGCATGGCTACCCGGCCCTTATATTCAAATCGAGCATTGGAAGGCATAAATTTCTTCTCCGTATTTTGTTCGGGTTTACAACTCACAAACATGAGCCCTAACAGCCCCAAAATATATTTTAGTTTCATGTAACTTTTTTAGACTATAAAGCTAATCAAAAGGTTAAAGTTTTCCTTCCTATATATCTTCAAAAGCCTAAAATATTGATAACCTTTCAAAAACATCTCATAACAATTTGAAAACATGTAAATACTTAGTATTCAATATATTTACTATCTTTAGAACACTTTTAATCCATCAGTTATGAAAAAAATTACTTTTACAAGCAGCATTTTAAGCATTGTCTTGGGACTTTTCCTTTGTTGTGCTTCTTTTAATGCATCAGCCCAAACATTTACGTTAAACAATTCTTCTTCAAAATTGACTGTGGAAGGAACTTCAAGTTTACATGATTGGGAAGAAGTTGCCGAAAAGCAGAAAGGCAGCATTGTTATTAACAATTCAGGCTCGGAACCTTCGATTAGTTCCCTTGCAATTGAAATTGAAGCCGAAAGTTTAAAAAGCGGTAAATCTGCTATGGACAAAAACACCTACACGGCTTTAAAAACCAAATCGCACAAAACCATCAGTTTTAAACTCACCAAAGTAAAAAGCATTTCAAAAGTGAGCGATGGCAAATTCAAAGTTAGCTCTACGGGAGATTTAAGTATAGCCGGGGTGACCAACTCAACCGATTTGGACTTCACTATGGAAATAAGTGGCAACACGGTAAAACTTAACGGGGCAAAATCCTTTAAAATGTCCACGTTTAAAATTGACCCTCCCACAGCGGTTTTTGGCACCGTTAAAACAGGAGATGAAGTAACCATTAAGTTCAATTCTGTTCTAAGCCAATAATTTCCATCCATTTTTCAACCACTAATTTTAAACACTATGAAAGCAACCATTAAATGCTTAGGAATAGCTATTATGCTATTGGGCAGTATTTCTTTACATGCCCAAAAACGACATTTAGACAACTTTAGGTACCCAGACCAATCAGGGATCAACGTATTTGAAGATCCAAAGGACAGCATTTTAACTTTTGACGGTATAAAAGTACGCGTTGGAGGTTCCTTTGCTTTGCAATTTCAAGCCTTGGACCATGAAAATTCCGGAGCAGCGGAATTGGAATCTATAGGCTACAACTTCAATTTAGCAACCGCCAACCTCGACTTAGACGTGGCTTTAGCACCTGGAGTAAGAATGCACTTAAGAACCTATTTATCGTCTCGCCACCATCCAGAACCTTACGTAAAAGGTGGATACTTTCAAATTGACAACTTAAACTTCATTAGTGATGGCCTTATGGACGGTTTTATGAAATATACCACTATTAGAATTGGTCATATGGAAAACAACTACGGGGATGCGCATTTTAGAAGGACAGACAATGCCCAAGCCATTTACAATCCGTTTGTTGGAAACTTAATCATGGATTCCTTTACGACAGAAGTTGGGGCCGAAGTGTACCACCAAAGAAATGGCTTTTTAGGAATGATAGGCGTTGCCAATGGAAAGCTTAACCAATCGGTAGTGGAAGGCTCCAACGGAAAAACCGGAGGCCTTTCCTTTTTGGCAAAATTAGGATATGACAGTCAAATAACAGAACGTATCCGAATAAGGCTAACAGGCTCCCTTTACAACACTGGGTATGTACCAAGTCTTTATCTATATTCTGCAGACCGTGCTGGTTCAAGATATTACAGTATCTTGGAGGCTCCCGGGTCCAGCGCATTTAGGTCCGGACGCTTTTCGCCTAGTTTTAGAAACAGTATCACAGCCATTATGTTCAATCCTTTTATTAAATTTGGGGGATTGGAATTGTTCGGAACTATTGAAAGTGCTTCGGGATCCACCAACGCCACCACAAGTATTGTAGATGATGTTGTTGTAGTAACTCCAAGAAAGGACGGAAAGACCCAGCAATACGCCGCCGAATTAATTTATCGCTTTGGTCACAAAGAAAATTTTTATCTTGGTGGTCGATATAACGTCGTAAATTCAGAATACGACGGCACCGATGATATTACCGTTGAAAGATTTCAGGCCGCTGCGGGTTGGTTTATGACTAAAAATATTTTAACGAAAGTAGAATATGTGACCCAAAACTATGACGGGGCCACTGGAAGACTTGAAGATGGTAAATTTGATGGCGTCATGGTAGAGGCCGTCATAAGTTTCTAAAGTAGAAACACCTTAAGTCTATTATTTAAAGTGAATACTATTAATGAAAAAGTTTGTATTACCTACGCTAGTTTTTTTATGCATTTTACTCTGTGTATCGTCCTCAACCGGAAATTACAAAATCAATGTAAAAATACACCCAGATAGCAAACTTACTATCGTAGGTAACACAAACATCAATAAATTTAATTGTGGCTTCGACTCAAAAACCTTAGAAGAAGCCATCCCAGTTGAGTTCAGAAAAAAGGGAGATAATATCCTTTTCAAAAAAGCAAACCTTAAGCTGAACACTTATCTTTTTGACTGTGGAAAAAAACTCATCAACAAGGATTTCCAGGATTTAATCAAAGCAGAAACCTATCCAGATATTTATTTAATCTTAAAAGAAGTCATTCCTTCTGCATCCGATAAAAAGCTGGTAGAAGCTAAAGTAGACTTTAAAATTGCAGGCAAAACTAAGGAATACACCGTTCCTGTAACCTACGACGGAAAAGACGACTTATCCATTTCAGGAAAATTGCAATTGAATATTCGCGACTTCGACTTGGAAAACCCTAAAAAACTTATGGGATTAATTAAAGTTGATGATGTTATCACCATCAATTTCAATTTGCATATCGACACTATTTAAGTTGCACTGAATTGCCGCTTAACATCGCTTGAACCAAATTATCCATAGGACATTTTACAACGCCCTGGGCCTTAAAACCATATCCAGAAAGAACTTCCTGTAGAATATCTTGTGCATAGAACGCTATCGAGCCTACAAAGTAAAGCCGATTAGTTTTCAGTTCTTCCGAATATTGAATCAATTGGTTATCAATAAACGCTGAAAAGCCGTGAACCAATAACTCTCGTGCAAACTCATGCGACTTATGTTCTACTAAAAATGGAGCAAATTGCGCTAAGTATTTGTTAGGCGCATCACACTTATACAACCTATGGAGCACATCCTTCTCCTCCAGAGAAAATTGCTTCGAAAATGCCATTCTCAAATCTTCCGGCATTCGTTGATAGTAATAATGTTTTAATAGCTCCCTACCAAAATAATTACCGCTGCCTTCATCCATCAAAACATATCCCAACGAAGGCACTTTGGTTATAATTTCAGTACCATCAAAATAACACGCATTAGAGCCCGTCCCCAAAATGCACACAACTCCCGGTTTGCCGTTCACAGTAGCTTTTACAGCCGCCATGACATCTTCTTCCACATCAAAAACAGCATTAGGGAACACTGCCACCAAAACATCTTTCATCATATTTTTGCTCTCAACCGTATTGCATCCGGCTCCATAAAAATAAACTTGACGCACCTTTTCCCCATACAACAAAACCTCATGAGTTTTCTTTAAAATATCCAACAAGGCATTTTTGTTGGATATAGATGGGTTTAATCCCCGGGTTCTAATCTTGATGGGCTTACAGCCAATTTCATAAAATACCCAATCACATTTAGAAGAACCACTGTCTGCAATAACGACCATGCTATTTTCTTAAGTAGTTTTGTTCAGCGAACAGCACCAGTTCTTCCAAATCTTCAGCAATCACAAGTTCCACATCCACATATGGCGCTTTAAGTGCTTGTATTAATGCCTTTAGTTCCCCCAACTGCTTTTGGGAAACCTGCTTATCATTAAGGATTTTAGCCAACAATGACGCTGTTTCACTTAAAGATTCAGACAATGGGAGAAGTGGCTGAACATTTGGCAAATTTTGAATTTTCTCCATTTCCTGATGATTTACCTCCCAAACATGCAACCACTCCAACACGCTTTGTTTAGACTTATCGGAAGGATTCGCTACGAAGTTTTGAACACTTTTCTTAATTGCAAACTTGTCTACTGCATCGGCAACACAAGCATCTGCAAACAAAGTAAATGGCGAATAGGTTTTGTACTCGGTACCGTTTTCATTTCTTGTATAAATTTCTAAAGGCTCACAAATATTTGACATTTCAACCAACGGCTGAATATTTTGATTATTGGTCATCATTCTTAAAATGACATCACGGTTTTTGAGATGTGTGATCCCCAATTCCTCCAATCTAAAACTCACCTCATCAAGACGAGGTAACATCAAATCAACATCATTCACTTCCTTTGGTGACCAAAATCGTTCAGCAATAGCTGCCGTTCTTGGCCAAATTCTAGAATCAATTGTCAACGGTGTTACCAATTCACTCCACATCGTTACTTCACCACCCAAAATACGTTTACGCTCTTCAGTAGTCAATTTGGCATCGCCAATGGGCTCTACCGAATAATGCTCCACCACAGATTGCATCCTATCGATATAAAATCCATCGGACAATACCGTATTGTAGCCCGACTTGGCTGCAGCAATCATTGTTTCTCCTTTTGAAAATCCTTCATTTTCGCCTCTCCAAGAATGAATTACCGCCGTTGTTGGCATGTTTTCTGTCATGATTTCATCCCAGCCCATCAACTTTTTGCCTAATTTATTCAGAATAACCTCTAACTTAATATTGAAATAGGTTTGAAGATCATGATTCGTCTTCAATTTATGTTTTTGCTTAAACTTTTGAATTTGCTCATTCTCATCCCAATGTTTGCCTTCATTCTCGTCTCCACCAATATGAAAATAGGCATCCGGAAACAAAGGAGTCATTTCTGTAAACAAACGCTCCAAGAACATATAGGTTTTATCATTTGTCGGATCCAACGTAGGGTCAAAAACTCCAGAATAACGTTCCACCTCATACACATACCCAGGCTTACTCCCTAGTTCTGGAAAAGCCGTTAAAATAGCCGAGGCATGCCCGGGTACATCAAATTCAGGCACCACGCGAATCCCTAACTTATCTGCATATGCCACCACATCCTTGATTTGTTCTTGGGTATAAAACAAACCATCTGAAGCCAATTCCGTAAGCTCAGGAAACACCTTAGACTCTATCCGAAAACCTTGATCATCTATCAAATGCCAATGAAACACATTCATTTTCACGGAAGCCATGGCGTCTAAATTTCGCTTTAAAACATCTACTGGCTGAAAATGTCTCGCTACATCAATCATCAAACCTCGCCAAACAAAACGCGGCTGATCATTAATGGAAAGCCCTGGAAAGTAGTATTGAGTTTCATTGGAAGCCACTGTTTGCAGCAAGGTTTCCAAGGCCCTCATAGCACCAACATCGGTTTTGGCTTTTATCAAAACATTATTCTCCTTAATCTCCAAAGAATACGATTCGTCTGTTTCAATGGTTAAATTGGAAACCTCATCAAATGCAATTTGAATCGTTCCCTGAGCATCTTCCACAGGAAATCCTTGGTCAAGGAACACACCTGTTCTCCCAGACAATCGTCTTAAAAACTTTGTAGCCGTCGTATAAACACGTCCCTTACTATTTCCGTTAATGGAAATAGTAAGTTCTGAGTCAACAACCAACCTAGTATTATGTTCCCTAATCTCTGATGGCCAAGGCATCAGATTGTATGTTTCCATGAGGCTATTTTGGGAATATCCCACAAAGGCCATTAGGAAGAAAAAAATCCTTAATAATTGTTTCATAAACTAAAAGTGGTATCGCTTAAAAGCTTCTATAGCGGCGTATTCCGCCAAGCCTAAATCGTTATATTTTTTGGCAGTCAATCGATTTCTGTCCTCTACCCTCACCCAAAATTCCCTGGAGTCATCCCCTTGAAACATCACCCCGTCCTTTTGTGTTTGGTGATAGAAAATTGCATGACGTTTTCTGAGTACTTGGTCCGGACTTAAAGGCACTGCCATCTCTATTTGATAGGTTTCCCATTCATGCCAAGCACCACGGTACAACCAAACCCAACAGTCTTTCATGTAGTCCCTTTGTTTTAATACATCCA
Coding sequences within it:
- the mgrA gene encoding L-glyceraldehyde 3-phosphate reductase yields the protein MYTASEKRYDTMEYRRCGNSGLLLPELSLGLWHNFGHVDQFDKGKQILHTAFDKGITHFDLANNYGPPPGSAEENFGKIMKKSFASYRDEMVISTKAGYLMWPGPYGEWGSKKYLVASLDQSLKRMGLEYVDIFYSHRPDPNTPLEETMKALDLIVRQGKALYVGISSYSAEDTKKVVEILKDLGTPCLIHQPRYNMMDRWVEGGLLEVLKDEGVGCIPFSPLEQGILTSKYLKGIPEDSRAAKSTGFLQLDQVTAEKVSKAQKLSAIAEDRGQSLAQMAVAWLLKDERVTSVLVGVSSEKQLLDNLGALENKTFLTSELEAIETILNDTNA
- a CDS encoding YceI family protein, whose product is MKKITFTSSILSIVLGLFLCCASFNASAQTFTLNNSSSKLTVEGTSSLHDWEEVAEKQKGSIVINNSGSEPSISSLAIEIEAESLKSGKSAMDKNTYTALKTKSHKTISFKLTKVKSISKVSDGKFKVSSTGDLSIAGVTNSTDLDFTMEISGNTVKLNGAKSFKMSTFKIDPPTAVFGTVKTGDEVTIKFNSVLSQ
- a CDS encoding sialate O-acetylesterase, which produces MRNLFFIASFLIVQGIWANISLPAIFSEHMVLQQNANVKFWGWAAPDEEVVIQPSWTSEIYKVKANVQAQWEMEIQTPKAGEGYFIVISGYNTIEIKDVLIGEVWLCSGQSNMEMSPAWGIKNNDEVAKANVPNIRFFRVTKTTSIYPQNNLPGRWEVCTPETMKNNSAVAYFFAQQLQSKILDTPVGLVVSAWGGTPIEAWTPEETILENPVLREAAQKLTPVPYGPVEPARIFNAMIQPLVGYQLAGALWYQGEANVGADIYDTSLEAMIQSWRKLWSAEFPFYYVQIAPYNYGEDIYSAVKIRNAQRKVLHRVSNIGMVVIDDVSTVDDIHPKDKKSVGVRLANLALNKHYNAIDVVAEGPLFEKVDFDGKRAVLIFKNNDGLYLSSSESLFEIAGDDKVFYKANVKLVNGKVELKSKEVKTPKYVRFGWNNSYQSNLFNGAQLPASCFTTE
- a CDS encoding YceI family protein, giving the protein MKKFVLPTLVFLCILLCVSSSTGNYKINVKIHPDSKLTIVGNTNINKFNCGFDSKTLEEAIPVEFRKKGDNILFKKANLKLNTYLFDCGKKLINKDFQDLIKAETYPDIYLILKEVIPSASDKKLVEAKVDFKIAGKTKEYTVPVTYDGKDDLSISGKLQLNIRDFDLENPKKLMGLIKVDDVITINFNLHIDTI
- a CDS encoding beta-mannanase; the protein is MRIYPTLLLSLLMAFSCKENAKEQTVAEDNKSTSEIALNDVPLIQVKDSKFYKGDQPYYFVGANYWYGPLIGAKNGGDRERLIKELDLMKSIGIDNLRILAGAEGDGGDSRVHPALQPEQGVYNEDLLDGLDFLMAEMRKRNMYAILYLNNNWIWSGGMSEYLKWNGYGEVPNPFLEQYTWDQYMNYTKQFHSCEPCKEAFYKHVKFIMRRTNAYTGLKYTEDNTIMSWQVANEPRVLMTPDHEEAFSGWLKQTVDLMESLDSVHLISTGAEGKASYLQDLAMYERLHDNPNIDYLTMHMWPKNWGWYDINNEQVTTQESIEKANAYMNEHIAIAQKQQKPIVMSEFGFPREKESLSLDASIENRNTFYNAIFNRIADSKAKQGVLAGLNFWGFAGYAKTNPSNGKWQHGDDFSADPPQEPQGLNSVFASDTSTLELIKKANDSLLK
- a CDS encoding N-acetylglucosamine kinase; amino-acid sequence: MVVIADSGSSKCDWVFYEIGCKPIKIRTRGLNPSISNKNALLDILKKTHEVLLYGEKVRQVYFYGAGCNTVESKNMMKDVLVAVFPNAVFDVEEDVMAAVKATVNGKPGVVCILGTGSNACYFDGTEIITKVPSLGYVLMDEGSGNYFGRELLKHYYYQRMPEDLRMAFSKQFSLEEKDVLHRLYKCDAPNKYLAQFAPFLVEHKSHEFARELLVHGFSAFIDNQLIQYSEELKTNRLYFVGSIAFYAQDILQEVLSGYGFKAQGVVKCPMDNLVQAMLSGNSVQLK
- a CDS encoding SGNH/GDSL hydrolase family protein — protein: MKLKYILGLLGLMFVSCKPEQNTEKKFMPSNARFEYKGRVAMHDNGDRALVGSASSVAFGVKGDSVTVYLKSQFRPRNYVVITIDGEYQERYTIKGDSVNKMVLKLDGKESHYIEIFKATEAASGEVIFKGIEAEALLPIENKASLSIEFIGDSITCGALADNSGIPCHEGEYIDQHNAYLAYGPRVARALNADFVLSSVSGMGMYRNWNDENIDEPIMPQVYENLYLNRDASKPYDFSFQPDLVSICLGTNDMSSGDGVKERLPFNAEKFTDNYINFVKMIYGHYPNTKIALLNSPMIQGENNEVLVNCLEKVQSYFKENMQKEIAVFQFDTLYVNGCNYHPSVEENEIMAQQLVPFYQEILNKN
- a CDS encoding glycosyl hydrolase codes for the protein MKTLAKLAMLTTIFWTLFNCSNDSDSDGDGDTLPKVSIAATNSTAEEPGTNSSFKLTLTGASSSATTVTLSINGSATNGEDYQTISNTATIPANTTSFTIPLTIIDDLETEGDETVEIEIIEVSSNAIIGNPNSATITISEIPEDFILQAQDTPNYMVNPNATAETVALFYNLKTLSRTKFIIGQQDAFSSFYNNNSGDSDIKKTTGSDPGLIGLDFMFITDDQNDGSSGNWFYQQEQQITSHAIEAYNKGMVVGFTWHLREPYEGEHFYTSEMTEFQKNNAFKSILPGGANHDYYKEKLNKVAEVANNMIGSDGKKVPFIFRPFHEFDGNWFWWGEAYCTAQEFKTAWQFTVTYLKDTLNVDNILFAFAPDNQFNSSVEYLSRYPGDAYVDILGMDNYGDFNNQGQGGVTAANNKLKIVSDLAKEKVKIAALTETGYFVTPGENNPISNFYSTNLYNAISENNNHVAYMMFWSNSENTYCTPVPGQSDVADFIEFTDKSKSTLESELPDMYSLP